In the genome of Nerophis lumbriciformis linkage group LG32, RoL_Nlum_v2.1, whole genome shotgun sequence, one region contains:
- the znf462 gene encoding zinc finger protein 462 isoform X3, with product MEVLHCDGCDFRAESYDDLKTHIQEVHTVFLQPADADESDSLKDNEEEEEEEEDDDEEEEEEAVAEGDKRDKDYTRTKDGTSPNSADSSSKASPKPPAETHLLFYQCKFCVRYFRSKSFLRNHTKKVHNVDQEGAVAPISSKTSLEHSDNSKVFSCQYCTYKSPRKARMIKHHVMCHSKHHVMCHSKVPLDSSRVPLENAEPDKELDSPATLTFACEWCDYQTDQKAGWTNHVFQEHSDQVKVVSCNSEPEGDAIANSPKADTPSQSSSTLKTALTDGYDESPEKTLESAQSGTETPIAKEVVNSGFKMDVNVLNEEDSRSGSEEDEDLGDIDDDPNYTGTLSADAKQLLSDEDNKLLETKGVPFRKYMNRFQCPFCSFLTMHRRSISRHIENIHLSGKTTVYKCEECPFICTSPHKLGTHKQTHSSSDMETMDLTSDSPEPHNDSAAEPVNGGNISRMNGKKITSTLNDQQNPHRCTLCNYSTTTLKGLRVHQQHKHSYCDDMDPTVFESQLADQLDADVAASPTRLQKTQTSILGLATKKPLVTGKRARKSINDLPLDLSSVKKRTRIDEIASNLQSKISQSQQDLIINLDDMDDEYTADHYTSADNVDRNHNGNNAIFMYNIQQPHAREVAHKGGRIGKRKSNPKSKSRSLPLSLTMSDDSENISGDLMDSKETTHENSLYSEEPARFYCKHCDYHNKSARSVSTHYQRMHPYVKFSFKYILDPEDQSAVFRCLECYIEYNNYNDLHQHYMDHHPEASNVLNFNQPNLVYMCRFCSYNSPNVRSLMPHYQRMHPTVKINNAMIFSSYVVEQAHKTSESQTLREILNSGPKSFNSTSSTPRSSSSPVLKTVSKSPEAATEKDPLKEAVGSNVVVYDCDVCTFSSPNMHSVLVHYQKKHPEQKASYFRIQKSMKVISVDQPVTNASFNLNTSTPAKQSSAALYGSDEDMFYCKHCVYSNKSVVGVLVHYQKRHPEVKVTAKYIKHGAPTAGLMKLIDELQITAPKQLVKQFQNNCHNGSNNSSPKLGEKCEDELFFCQHCDYGNRTVKGVLIHYQKKHKETKANADLVRRHTAVVRSQRERAQSSSFASTTIAPAPPADPENTTFLRALKCRQCSYTSPYLYALKKHLKKEHPTVKATALTILHWAYQDGILEAGYHCEWCIYSHAEPQGLLLHYQRRHPEHNVDFAYMASKLWAGPETIEHGGNLETKHYKCRDCAFEACTIFDITSHYQAVHPWAIKEDQSVLLDIINGEAEKSPKESFNSMEDDCPLYIAIPPLESSPHAPHPRLSISTNPYQCTVCLSEYNSLHGLLTHYGKKHPGMKVKAADFAQEADINPSSVYKCRHCPYVNSRIHGVLTHYQKRHPLVKVTAEDFANDIEQLAEIKEAEDKNKTQRQGYGAYRCKMCSYTHGTLEKLKIHYEKYHNQSATEIFTLGLTDISVGQDTEPIAECSASHLSNTAKVQEVGEVDFTLSPLPINKPEKHAIFKCQLCKYFCSTRKGIARHYRIKHNNVRAQPEGKNNVFKCALCSYTNPIRKGLAAHYQKRHDIDAYYTHCLAASKTISEKPCKVTIPPPSERETSEMSEELRLAVESRRCSLCAFQAFSRKSIVAHYIKRHPGVFPKKQHASKLGRYFTVIYAKEPETTEDSPVETETEDRELLEDPPEAEQDGVGDWLPFKCFKCFQLSFSNGRLLSMHYNDHHSVDFKRDFAMTPDPVDETSEWFNCSHCELKFLALPALATHLLNHNEEFVKRATRQERRRQLLSKHKEDVPQSKTEKESCANKAPEGFRCNFCMEVHSTLRAICNHLRKHVQYGEVKEGHVKKEASEVPLTAPPQKLVNGDRKEDKTASLEGPADDGMDPTFVPADSPVATETPESELVAVPGRAAALVAAARASVSGALLKQRLTTGGHPCAQCDRVFMSMQGLRSHERSHSAMAMLSREDKYRCQYCQFVSPFRHNLDRHMQSHHGHHKPFKCKLCPFKSAYVSRLKSHMHKAHASEQHAYKCLSCPFSSMTISQLKEHSLQDHGEALTLPKLRAATQAAHASTRLTTNADQSPSAPDDPSYWEQEDDCEQLSHYQIASHSHVSSSLVHGLTDNRPDNILTCEFCEFSSGYMQSLRRHYRDRHGGKKLFKCKDCSFFTCYKNTFTMHVEAGHNNNAPEDIQKDLRCPLCLYHTKYKSSMIDHIVLHKEERISPLAVNRSKLSRHLEGLVFRCHKCTFTCSSDHALQLHLQKHVEVKPYQCQLCYYDCRRRSQLEEHLRLEHKVIRNFELMGHVNLDQLEMMEHGSSSEEDEVEAAQEDNDMMEVAADGKATVAEEEQEEEEQEQEEGMEVMENPGEEEGDIEDEKLEGSIKEEEEAFKEIDEERPALQGQ from the exons ATGGAGGTACTGCACTGTGATGGCTGTGACTTCCGCGCCGAGTCGTACGACGACCTGAAGACACATATTCAGGAAGTGCACACTGTCTTCCTGCAGCCGGCGGATGCAGACGAGTCTGACTCACTAAAGGACaacgaggaggaggaagaagaagaagaagatgatgatgaagaggaggaggaggaagcagTAGCAGAGGGGGATAAGCGTGACAAGGATTACACACGGACTAAAGATGGAACGA GTCCCAACTCTGCTGACAGCTCCAGCAAGGCATCACCGAAGCCACCCGCTGAAACCCATCTGCTATTTTACCAGTGCAAGTTCTGCGTCCGTTACTTTCGATCAAAGTCGTTCCTGAGAAACCACACCAAGAAGGTGCACAATGTCGATCAAGAGGGCGCAGTAGCACCGATCTCCTCAAAGACCTCCCTGGAGCACAGTGACAATTCCAAAGTTTTCTCGTGTCAGTATTGCACATACAAGTCGCCGCGCAAAGCGAGGATGATAAAGCATCACGTTATGTGTCACAGCAAGCATCATGTTATGTGTCATAGCAAAGTTCCATTAGACAGTTCCAGAGTCCCTTTGGAGAATGCCGAGCCAGACAAGGAGCTGGACTCACCCGCCACACTCACGTTTGCCTGTGAATGGTGTGACTATCAGACTGATCAGAAAGCCGGTTGGACTAATCATGTGTTCCAGGAACACAGCGACCAGGTCAAGGTAGTTTCCTGCAATTCTGAGCCAGAAGGGGATGCAATCGCAAACTCACCCAAAGCGGATACCCCATCCCAAAGCTCGAGTACATTAAAGACAGCTTTGACTGATGGATATGACGAGTCCCCGGAGAAAACGCTTGAATCAGCGCAGAGTGGCACAGAAACACCCATCGCTAAGGAGGTGGTGAACAGCGGATTTAAAATGGATGTCAATGTACTGAATGAGGAGGACTCCAGGAGCGGCTCGGAGGAAGATGAAGACTTAGGTGATATAGATGATGATCCCAACTACACTGGAACGCTGTCTGCAGACGCAAAGCAACTTTTATCGGACGAGGACAATAAACTGCTGGAGACTAAAGGAGTACCCTTCAGAAAGTACATGAACCGTTTCCAGTGTCCCTTTTGCTCCTTCCTCACCATGCACAGACGCAGCATCTCGCGTCATATCGAGAACATTCACCTCTCTGGTAAAACCACAGTATATAAATGCGAAGAATGTCCGTTTATTTGCACCAGCCCACATAAATTAGGCACTCACAAACAGACCCACAGTTCATCGGACATGGAAACCATGGACCTGACAAGTGATAGTCCAGaacctcataatgacagtgcagCAGAGCCCGTCAACGGGGGCAACATTAGCAGAATGAATGGAAAAAAGATAACCAGCACATTGAACGACCAGCAAAACCCTCATCGGTGCACGCTTTGCAACTACTCCACCACCACTCTGAAAGGTCTAAGGGTCCACCAGCAGCATAAGCATTCCTACTGTGATGACATGGATCCGACTGTCTTTGAAAGCCAGTTGGCTGACCAGCTGGATGCTGACGTAGCAGCATCGCCGACCCGTCTACAAAAAACACAAACCTCAATTTTAGGGCTCGCCACCAAAAAACCCTTAGTAACCGGGAAAAGGGCAAGAAAGTCCATCAACGATTTACCTTTGGATTTGTCCTCAGTGAAAAAGCGAACTAGAATCGACGAAATTGCTAGTAACCTTCAAAGCAAAATAAGCCAAAGCCAGCAGGACCTGATCATCAACCTGGATGACATGGATGATGAATACACGGCAGACCACTACACGAGTGCTGACAATGTGGACCGAAACCATAACGGCAACAATGCCATCTTCATGTACAATATACAGCAGCCTCATGCAAGGGAAGTGGCACATAAAGGTGGCAGGATTGGGAAAAGAAAAAGCAATCCTAAATCCAAATCCAGAAGCCTACCGCTGTCTTTGACTATGTCTGATGATAGTGAAAACATTTCAGGTGATCTCATGGATAGTAAGGAGACCACACATGAAAACAGCCTCTATTCAGAGGAACCTGCACGTTTCTACTgtaaacactgtgattaccacaACAAGTCTGCGCGTAGCGTCAGCACTCATTACCAGAGAATGCACCCTTATGTCAAATTCAGCTTTAAGTACATTCTGGACCCTGAGGACCAAAGCGCAGTCTTCCGCTGCTTGGAGTGCTACATTGAATACAACAACTACAACGACCTACATCAACACTACATGGATCACCACCCGGAAGCAAGCAACGTGCTCAATTTCAACCAACCCAATCTAGTCTACATGTGCCGCTTTTGTTCATACAACAGCCCAAATGTCCGAAGCCTCATGCCTCACTACCAAAGAATGCATCCCACGGTGAAGATCAACAATGCCATGATCTTCTCCAGCTATGTTGTGGAGCAGGCCCACAAGACTTCTGAATCCCAAACTCTGAGGGAGATATTAAACTCCGGCCCCAAAAGTTTTAACTCCACAAGCTCCACTCCTAGGTCCTCATCAAGTCCAGTGCTAAAAACTGTGTCTAAGTCACCCGAAGCAGCAACAGAGAAAGATCCCCTTAAAGAAGCAGTGGGAAGCAATGTTGTTGTATATGATTGTGATGTGTGTACTTTTTCTAGCCCCAATATGCACTCTGTTTTGGTCCACTATCAAAAGAAACACCCAGAGCAAAAGGCGTCTTATTTCCGTATACAGAAAAGCATGAAGGTCATCTCCGTCGATCAGCCCGTCACCAACGCCTCGTTCAACCTGAATACGTCGACCCCAGCAAAACAATCAAGTGCAGCACTGTATGGTTCTGATGAAGATATGTTCTACTGTAAGCACTGCGTATACAGCAACAAATCTGTTGTGGGCGTGTTGGTCCATTATCAGAAGAGACACCCTGAAGTAAAAGTGACAGCCAAATATATCAAACACGGTGCCCCCACCGCCGGTTTGATGAAACTGATAGATGAATTGCAAATAACAGCACCTAAACAGTTAGTGAAGCAGTTCCAAAATAATTGTCACAATGGATCCAACAACTCAAGCCCTAAACTGGGAGAGAAATGTGAGGATGAGCTTTTCTTCTGCCAGCACTGTGATTATGGCAACCGAACCGTCAAAGGAGTGCTCATTCACTACCAGAAGAAACACAAGGAAACTAAGGCGAACGCCGATCTCGTCCGTCGTCACACTGCGGTTGTACGAAGTCAACGTGAACGTGCCCAGTCGAGCAGCTTCGCTTCCACCACAATTGCCCCAGCTCCTCCAGCAGACCCTGAAAACACTACATTCTTGCGTGCACTCAAGTGCAGACAATGTTCCTACACATCCCCATATTTGTACGCCCTCAAGAAGCATCTGAAGAAGGAGCACCCAACTGTAAAAGCCACAGCCTTGACCATTTTACATTGGGCTTACCAAGATGGTATCCTGGAGGCTGGCTATCACTGCGAGTGGTGCATCTACTCCCACGCCGAACCCCAAGGCTTGCTACTCCATTACCAAAGACGTCACCCTGAGCATAATGTAGATTTCGCCTACATGGCCAGCAAGCTGTGGGCTGGGCCGGAGACCATCGAACATGGGGGGAACCTTGAAACGAAACATTACAAATGTAGGGATTGCGCCTTTGAGGCCTGCACAATATTTGACATAACAAGTCACTATCAGGCAGTGCACCCGTGGGCAATTAAAGAGGATCAATCTGTACTTTTAGATATCATTAACGGAGAAGCCGAGAAGAGCCCCAAAGAATCTTTCAATTCTATGGAGGACGATTGCCCCCTGTACATTGCCATCCCGCCTCTGGAGAGCAGTCCCCATGCCCCCCACCCACGTCTTTCTATATCCACTAATCCTTATCAGTGCACTGTGTGTCTGTCGGAGTACAACAGCCTCCATGGCCTCCTCACCCACTATGGAAAAAAGCACCCTGGCATGAAAGTCAAAGCAGCAGACTTCGCACAGGAGGCCGACATCAACCCCAGTTCTGTGTACAAGTGTCGCCACTGTCCCTATGTCAACTCCCGTATCCACGGCGTCCTCACTCACTATCAGAAAAGGCACCCGTTAGTGAAAGTCACAGCAGAAGACTTTGCCAACGATATCGAGCAACTTGCTGAGATAAAAGAGGCTGAGGACAAGAACAAGACTCAAAGGCAGGGTTATGGTGCCTACAGGTGTAAAATGTGCTCGTATACGCATGGGACGCTGGAGAAACTCAAAATCCACTATGAAAAGTATCACAATCAGTCAGCCACCGAAATTTTTACACTGGGTTTGACAGATATCTCAGTCGGCCAAGACACAGAGCCTATTGCAGAATGCAGTGCCAGTCATTTATCAAACACAGCCAAAGTCCAGGAGGTTGGTGAAGTCGACTTTACCCTCTCGCCGTTACCCATCAATAAGCCGGAGAAGCACGCCATCTTCAAGTGTCAGCTGTGCAAGTACTTCTGCTCCACTCGTAAAGGCATCGCTCGCCACTACCGCATCAAGCACAACAACGTCCGCGCTCAGCCAGAGGGTAAAAACAACGTCTTTAAATGTGCTCTGTGCTCCTACACAAACCCCATTCGTAAAGGTTTGGCAGCGCACTACCAGAAGCGTCACGATATTGACGCTTACTACACCCATTGTTTGGCTGCATCCAAGACTATAAGCGAGAAACCCTGCAAAGTGACGATACCGCCGCCATCCGAAAGGGAGACCTCGGAGATGAGCGAGGAGCTGCGCTTGGCCGTAGAGAGTCGAAGGTGTTCTCTTTGTGCCTTTCAGGCATTCAGCAGGAAGAGCATTGTGGCACACTACATTAAACGCCACCCTGGTGTCTTCCCAAAGAAGCAGCATGCCAGCAAGCTTGGTCGCTACTTCACGGTCATCTATGCCAAAGAACCAGAGACAACCGAGGATAGTCCTGTAGAAACAGAAACGGAAGATAGGGAGCTGCTGGAGGATCCTCCAGAAGCCGAGCAGGACGGTGTCGGCGATTGGCTGCCATTTAAGTGTTTCAAATGCTTCCAGTTGTCCTTCAGCAACGGCAGGCTGCTGTCTATGCACTACAACGACCACCACAGTGTCGACTTCAAAAGGGACTTTGCAATGACGCCGGACCCAGTAGACGAGACCTCAGAGTGGTTCAACTGTTCGCATTGTGAGCTGAAGTTCCTGGCGCTTCCTGCGCTCGCCACACATCTGCTGAATCACAATGAGGAGTTTGTGAAGAGGGCCACAAGGCAGGAGAGGAGGAGGCAGCTTCTCAGCAAACACAAAGAAGATGTACCACAGAGCAAGACTGAGAAG GAAAGCTGTGCAAACAAAGCTCCTGAAGGGTTCAGGTGTAACTTCTGCATGGAGGTCCATTCTACACTCCGAGCCATCTGCAATCACCTGAGGAAGCATGTCCAGTATGGAGAGGTCAAAGAGGGACATGTCAAG aAGGAAGCAAGCGAGGTCCCCCTGACTGCGCCACCACAGAAACTAGTTAATGGTGACAGGAAAGAGGATAAAACAGCCAGCCTTGAGGGGCCTGCAGATGATGGAATGGACCCCACTTTCGTCCCTGCGGACTCCCCCGTTGCCACAGAGACACCAGAGTCTGAGCTGGTTGCTGTCCCGGGGAGAGCGGCGGCCCTGGTGGCTGCTGCCAGGGCCTCCGTGTCAGGGGCCCTGCTCAAGCAACGACTAACGACGGGGGGCCACCCGTGTGCCCAATGCGACCGGGTCTTCATGTCCATGCAGGGACTCAGGTCCCATGAAAGGAGTCACTCAGCCATGGCTATGCTTAGCAGAGAGGACAAATATAGATGCCAGTACTGCCAGTTCGTCTCACCCTTCAGACACAA TCTGGACAGACACATGCAGTCTCATCACGGGCACCACAAACCCTTCAAGTGCAAACTCTGCCCCTTTAAGTCTGCCTACGTGAGCCGCTTGAAGAGCCACATGCATAAGGCGCATGCTA GCGAGCAGCATGCGTACAAGTGCTTGTCCTGCCCTTTCTCTTCCATGACCATCAGCCAGCTGAAGGAGCACTCTTTGCAGGACCATGGCGAGGCTCTAACTCTGCCTAAACTGCGGGCCGCCACCCAGGCCGCGCACGCTTCCACGCGGCTGACCACCAACGCTGATCAGAGTCCTTCAGCTCCGGACG ACCCATCATATTGGGAGCAGGAGGATGATTGTGAGCAGCTCAGTCATTATCAAATTGCCTCTCACAGTCATGtgtcttcctctttggtccacggtTTGACAGACAATCGCCCGGACAACATTCTCACCTGTGAGTTCTGCGAGTTTAGCTCTGGATACATGCAGAGTTTGCGTCGGCACTATAGGGACCGTCACGGTGGCAAGAAGCTCTTCAAGTGCAAGGACTGCTCTTTCTTTACCTGCTACAA GAATACTTTCACCATGCACGTGGAGGCAGGCCACAATAACAATGCACCAGAGGACATTCAGAAAGACCTTCGCTGTCCTCTCTGTCTCTACCACACCAAATACAAGAGCAGTATGATCGACCACATTGTCCTGCACAAAG AAGAGCGCATAAGCCCGCTGGCAGTGAACCGATCGAAGCTGTCCCGTCACCTTGAAGGCCTGGTTTTCCGCTGCCACAAGTGCACCTTCACGTGCTCCAGCGACCACGCCTTGCAGCTCCACCTGCAGAAGCATGTGGAGGTCAAGCCCTACCAGTGCCAGCTGTGCTACTACGACTGTCGACGCCGCAGCCAGCTGGAGGAGCACCTCCGCCTCGAGCACAAG GTCATCCGGAACTTTGAGCTGATGGGCCACGTCAACTTGGACCAGCTGGAGATGATGGAGCATGGAAGCAGCAGCGAGGAGGACGAAGTGGAAGCAGCACAGGAGGATAACGACATGATGGAGGTGGCGGCCGATGGAAAGGCTACTGTTGCTGAGgaggagcaggaggaggaggagcaggagCAGGAGGAAGGCATGGAAGTGATGGAGAACCCAGGGGAGGAAGAAGGAGACATAGAGGATGAAAAGCTGGAGGGTAGCAtcaaagaagaagaggaggcatTCAAGGAGATTGACGAAGAGAGGCCTGCTCTACAAG